A single Apostichopus japonicus isolate 1M-3 chromosome 11, ASM3797524v1, whole genome shotgun sequence DNA region contains:
- the LOC139976494 gene encoding uncharacterized protein has protein sequence MNRFARFVRFQNNASSEDMSLCVANPLNYKDIPNFPLLLNLHSSILGILHGLLFLFASFMLLRLVVHVKQRRPFIIALHLLLIAFALFRVVFVTAQGHVKDQQMQLILQIVGDLGIPALTSAFALVVWVMSEISQLKVMNRKLQKKRILIGMILFHFILIIIIDISVGFAGTCWLLLTCQLFNILWGFTLTILFFFVTKKIYRTSKELERTFRERAFSNNMLEMTTGRLGFIALAHCDTTDALALGQCSGGPEERRDSVISLKDTYPYLLNQGSPHNLTSYVNACGDALNLFTVHLEKGGVQMVNNEAMHDDIENKTSRKVNKESETINGKNTDESDAVTSRQTSAGNESLEETQESERPKYSQNGLHRSSYNESQTLKKPVPVPLKTPQIHHEQVVHSTVQLPSTNMDVISRDRTSPPLPNELIAGDYNENTIFRENLEFASVIKPHKQKSNLGEDPVQPRPKPPIARKPNYATISAHVYDVSLENKRNLNTALIENKSNEKQRHVEGKRSFKASDGTDQVSNKNTNNNNGPPTPVLTITKPTRSRLVSNRIVNPTRKLQIVGFTTVILGVVSILLGIIGTSYIYNPLLTGTEMEPDPLIWLIYISVLRFVEYLFALLLTVLAWQKSSKKT, from the exons ATGAATCGTTTCGCGAGATTTGTTCGTTTTCAGAATAATGCTTCGTCTGAAGATATG tCGCTATGTGTTGCAAATCCGTTAAATTACAAGGATATACCAAACTTCCCGCTACTGTTGAATTTGCACAGTTCCATTCTAGGGATACTACATGGGTTACTTTTCCTATTCGCATCCTTCATGTTGCTGAGGCTTGTAGTTCACGTGAAACAACGTCGCCCGTTCATTATTGCCTTACATTTGCTCTTGATAGCTTTCGCTTTATTTCGAGTGGTGTTTGTAACTGCACAGGGCCACGTAAAGGATCAACAAATGCAATTGATTCTACAAATAGTAGGTGATTTAGGAATCCCAGCACTGACATCGGCCTTCGCATTAGTAGTTTGGGTCATGTCTGAAATCAGCCAGCTTAAGGTGATGAACCGCAAGTTACAGAAGAAGAGAATCCTGATAGGGATGATacttttccatttcattttaattatcatAATTGATATCTCAGTTGGTTTTGCTGGCACGTGTTGGCTTCTCTTAACCTGTCAGCTCTTTAACATTCTCTGGGGCTTTACCCTCACAATTCTATTCTTCTTCGTAACAAAGAAAATTTATCGTACGAGCAAAGAACTTGAACGGACATTCCGGGAAAGAGCGTTTTCTAATAACATGTTAGAAATGACTACAGGTAGATTGGGGTTCATTGCGCTCGCTCATTGCGACACCACTGATGCACTAGCACTGGGCCAATGCTCAGGTGGACCTGAAGAAAGACGTGATTCAGTGATTTCTTTGAAAGATACCTACCCGTATCTCCTGAATCAAGGCAGTCCTCACAATTTAACCTCATATGTCAACGCGTGTGGTGATGCATTAAACTTATTTACTGTACATCTGGAGAAAGGTGGTGTTCAAATGGTTAACAACGAAGCGATGCATGATGACATAGAAAACAAGACATCAAgaaaagtaaataaagaaaGTGAAACCATTAACGGAAAGAACACGGATGAGAGTGATGCAGTGACTTCAAGGCAAACGTCAGCAGGTAATGAGAGCCTGGAAGAAACCCAAGAAAGCGAACGTCCTAAATATTCACAAAACGGTCTTCACAGGTCAAGTTACAACGAGAGCCAAACATTGAAGAAACCTGTTCCAGTTCCTCTCAAGACACCACAGATACATCATGAGCAGGTTGTTCATTCTACTGTCCAACTTCCTAGTACTAACATGGATGTGATTTCACGAGATCGAACAAGTCCTCCGTTACCCAACGAACTTATCGCAGGTGACTATAACGAAAACACTATATTTCGGGAAAATTTGGAATTTGCCTCCGTAATAAAACCACATAAGCAAAAGTCAAATCTGGGCGAAGATCCCGTCCAACCTCGACCAAAGCCACCCATTGCCCGGAAGCCGAACTACGCGACAATTTCTGCACATGTGTATGATGTATCTTTGGAAAACAAACGAAATTTGAATACAGCATTAATAGAGAACAAGTCGAACGAAAAACAAAGACATGTGGAAGGCAAGCGTTCTTTCAAAGCCAGTGATGGCACAGACCAAGTCAGTAACAAGaatacaaataacaacaatGGTCCGCCTACACCAGTACTAACCATCACAAAACCTACAAGGTCTCGGCTTGTATCCAATCGGATTGTGAATCCGACACGGAAGCTCCAGATAGTAGGCTTTACCACTGTCATCTTGGGAGTAGTCTCAATTCTTCTGGGTATCATTGGCACGTCTTACATCTACAACCCTCTATTAACTGGCACAGAAATGGAACCGGATCCATTAATATGGCTTATTTATATATCTGTACTAAG GTTCGTGGAATATCTATTCGCCCTTTTACTGACGGTTCTTGCATGGCAAAAATCGAGCAAGAAAACCTAA